A single genomic interval of Xyrauchen texanus isolate HMW12.3.18 chromosome 8, RBS_HiC_50CHRs, whole genome shotgun sequence harbors:
- the LOC127647569 gene encoding LOW QUALITY PROTEIN: trichohyalin-like (The sequence of the model RefSeq protein was modified relative to this genomic sequence to represent the inferred CDS: inserted 1 base in 1 codon) translates to MSDSRVSPVINPSRRRRRSKDIPPFMSDLRIVLLGTNASENSRVGNFLLGRAVFETEEPPDVVERVGGKHMTVINTPXHLTPSDHTETVRECVSLSAPGPHVILLVLKHDQCSREEKECVEMLLNSFSHTVYQHTMMITTHESHTQVNDIIQEIIHKCNDRHFRLERNSTPAQLMEKCEEIVHSNGGHHLICTECESVKLNVVVCGSDRRLKASISNLILNESDRRSESSSECVRIEGEMSGRLITLVELPALSQLSEEEVMRQSLHCVSLCHPGVHVFLLIIPDAPITDEDKAEMEKIQRIFSSRINKHIMVLIMQNSEHTTAELNEETKSVIESYAGRHHFCGPDTQVSVLMEKLEQMMENNNGDCFSSETLLNALMLKFEDMRRKIHSLETQFQSQGSRDDTSDVRIVMLGKTGVGKSATGNTILGRKVFKAAISQESVTKECRRETAEINGRHITVIDTPGLFDTELSHEDIQREITNCISMILPGPHVFIIVLNLGQRFTQEEAKSVKIIQETFGENSLMYTMILFTRGDYLKNKSIEQWLGKPGSPLMKLIEQCGNRFHVFNNNETRDRTQVSDLLEKIDVMVTANGDSYYSCKMFRQMERERQEKQMNIMMERVETLNREREELLTKHEEEKERMKKMMEEERQNQEKERKRRKEKFREREEQLKREMKEKEEQERNMRKEREEWEKQKLKREEEFNEREERYKREIKEKEECEREMKDEMRKEREEWEKQKLKREEEFNEREERYKREIKEKEECEREMKDEMRREREEKLKREEEFNEREERYKREIKEKEECEREMKDEMRREREEWEKQKLKREEEFNEREERYKREIKEKEECEREMKEEMRREREEKLKREEEFNEREERYKREIKEKEECEREMKEEMRREREEWEKHKREEKLKREEEFNEREERYKREIKEKEECEREMKDEMRREREEKLKREEEFNEREERYKTEIKEKEESVREVKEEMRREREEKLKREEEFNEREERYKREIKEKEECEREMKEEMRREREEWEKHKREEKLKREEEFNEREERYKREIKEKEECEREMKDEMRREREEKLKREEEINEREERYKREIKEKEECEREVKEEMRREREEWEKQKLKREEEFNEREERYKREIKEKEECEREMKDEMRREREEKLKREEEFNEREERYKREIKEKEECEREVKEEMRREREEWEKQKLKREEEFNEREERYKREIKEKEECEREMKDEMRREREEKLKREEEINEREERYKREIKEKECEREMKDEMRREREEKLKREEEEKWRKREQEKGRMKMEEERQNKEMKRREFSVREERYKREIKEKEERERAIREEEKHAFKGSTGIKLKLTPRNNRNNPVESLPDRRIVLLGKSGVGKSAAGNTILGQEVFKSEQRMNSVTRECSEKQATISDRNVSVVDTPGLFDTDMKPEDLVKEIGRSVYLSSPGPHAFLIVFPVNMRFTEQEQQILQKIETLFGEEVLKYSIILFTHGDLLEQSIDKLIEENSKLRSVVDQCGDRYHVFNNKELNNRDQVTELLQKIDTMIQQNGGGHYTHQMYQDAQRFKPEEEEERRRDEERRHQEERQSEKETPRMRKEREERVRAEFEAKRKREEEKRRREGENKQWCTIQ, encoded by the exons ATGTCTGACAGCAGAG tgtcTCCTGTCATCAACCCTTCTCGTAGGAGAAGAAGGAGCAAAGACATTCCCCCTTTCA TGAGTGATTTGAGGATTGTTCTGCTGGGGACGAATGCTTCAGAAAACAGTCGAGTGGGGAACTTCCTGTTAGGAAGAGCAGTGTTTGAGACTGAAGAACCTCCAGATGTTGTAGAGAGAGTTGGAGGAAAACACATGACAGTCATCAACACTC AACATCTCACTCCATCAGATCAcacagagacagtgagagagtgtgtgtctctgtctgcaCCAGGACCTCATGTGATCCTTCTGGTACTGAAACATGATCAGTGTTCAAGagaagagaaagagtgtgtggagATGCTGCTCAACTCTTTCTCTCACACTGTTTATCAACACACCATGATGATCACCACACACGAGTCACACACTCAAGTCAATGACATTATACAGGAAATCATTCACAAATGCAACGACAGACACTTCAGACTGGAGAGAAACAGCACTCCTGCTCAACTGATGGAGAAATGTGAAGAGATTGTACACAGTAATGGAGGACATCATCTGATCTGTACTGAATGTGAGAGTGTGAAGCTGAATGTGGTTGTGTGTGGCAGTGACAGACGATTAAAAGCCTCCATATCAAATCTGATCCTGAATGAGAGCGACAGAAGATCAGAATCCAGTTCAGAGTGTGTGAGGATTGAAGGGGAGATGTCTGGACGTCTGATCACTCTGGTGGAGCTTCCAGCACTTTCTCAGCTCTCAGAAGAGGAAGTGATGCGTCAATCTCTCcactgtgtgtctctctgtcatcCTGGAGTTCATGTTTTCCTCCTCATTATTCCTGATGCTCCAATCACTGATGAAGACAAAGCAGAAATGGAGAAGATCCAGAGAATATTCAGCTCAAGAATCAACAAACACATCATGGTCCTCATAATGCAGAATTCAGAACACACAACAGCAGAACTCAATGAAGAAACAAAGTCTGTCATTGAAAGTTATGCAGGACGACATCATTTCTGTGGCCCCGACACACAAGTGTCCGTGTTGATGGAGAAACTGGAGCAGATGATGGAAAACAATAATGGAGACTGTTTCTCCTCAGAGACACTTTTAAATGCTCTGATGCTGAAATTTGAAGATATGAGGAGGAAAATCCACTCACTAGAGACACAGTTTCAATCACAAG GTTCAAGAGACGACACCAGTGATGTGAGGATTGTGATGCTGGGCAAAACTGGAGTTGGGAAGAGTGCAACAGGAAACACCATCTTAGGAAGAAAAGTGTTTAAAGCGGCTATATCACAAGAGTCAGTTACTAAAGAGTGTCGGAGAGAAACAGCAGAAATCAACGGCAGACACATCACTGTGATTGACACTCCAGGACTGTTTGATACTGAACTCAGTCATGAAGACATCCAGAGAGAAATCACTAACTGCATCTCAATGATACTGCCAGGACCTCATGTGTTCATTATTGTGTTGAATTTAGGACAACGATTCACTCAAGAGGAGGCGAAATCAGTGAAGATCATTCAAGAGACGTTTGGTGAAAACTCTTTAATGTACACAATGATTCTCTTCACCAGAGGAGATTATCTGAAGAATAAATCCATTGAACAGTGGCTGGGGAAACCAGGATCTCCTTTGATGAAGCTGATTGAACAATGTGGAAACAGATTCCATGTGTTCAATAATAATGAGACTAGAGATCGCACACAGGTTTCTGATCTACTGGAGAAAATAGACGTCATGGTGACAGCAAACGGAGACAGTTACTACTCATGTAAGATGttcagacagatggagagagaacgacaagaaaaacaaatgaacataatGATGGAGAGAGTCGAGAcactgaacagagagagagaagaactctTGACCAaacatgaagaagagaaagagagaatgaagaagatgatggaggaagagagacagaatcaagagaaagagaggaagagaagaaaagagaaattTAGAGAGCGAGAAGAACAATTAAAAagagaaatgaaagaaaaagaggaGCAAGAGAGAAATATGAGAAAAGAACGAGAGGAATGGGAGAAACAGAAACTGAAGAGAGAAGAAGAGTTTAATGAGAGAGAAGAACGatataaaagagaaataaaagagaaagaggagtgtgagagagagatgaaagatgAGATGAGAAAAGAACGAGAGGAATGGGAGAAACAGAAACTGAAGAGAGAAGAAGAGTTTAACGAGAGAGAAGAACGatataaaagagaaataaaagagaaagaggagtgtgagagagagatgaaagatgagatgagaagagaacgAGAGGAGAAACTGAAGAGAGAAGAAGAGTTTAATGAGAGAGAAGAACGatataaaagagaaataaaagagaaagaggagtgtgagagagagatgaaagatgagatgagaagagaacgAGAGGAATGGGAGAAACAGAAACTGAAGAGAGAAGAAGAGTTTAATGAAAGAGAAGAACGatataaaagagaaataaaagagaaagaagagtgtgagagagagatgaaagaagagatgagaagagaacgaGAGGAGAAACTGAAGAGAGAAGAAGAGTTTAATGAAAGAGAAGAACGatataaaagagaaataaaagagaaagaagagtgtgagagagagatgaaagaagagatgagaagagaacgaGAGGAATGGGAGAAACATAAACGAGAGGAGAAACTGAAGAGAGAAGAAGAGTTTAATGAGAGAGAAGAACGatataaaagagaaataaaagagaaagaagagtgtgagagagagatgaaagatgagatgagaagagaacgAGAGGAGAAACTGAAGAGAGAAGAAGAGTTTAATGAAAGAGAAGAAcgatataaaacagaaataaaagagaaagaaga aagtGTGAGAGAGGTgaaagaagagatgagaagagaacgaGAGGAGAAACTGAAGAGAGAAGAAGAGTTTAATGAAAGAGAAGAACGatataaaagagaaataaaagagaaagaagagtgtgagagagagatgaaagaagagatgagaagagaacgaGAGGAATGGGAGAAACATAAACGAGAGGAGAAACTGAAGAGAGAAGAAGAGTTTAATGAGAGAGAAGAACGatataaaagagaaataaaagagaaagaagagtgtgagagagagatgaaagatgagatgagaagagaacgAGAGGAGAAACTGAAGAGAGAAGAAGAGATTAATGAGAGAGAAGAACGatataaaagagaaataaaagagaaagaagagtgtgagagagaggtgaaagaagagatgagaagagaacgaGAGGAATGGGAGAAACAGAAACTGAAGAGAGAAGAAGAGTTTAATGAGAGAGAAGAACGatataaaagagaaataaaagagaaagaagagtgtgagagagagatgaaagatgagatgagaagagaacgAGAGGAGAAACTGAAGAGAGAAGAAGAGTTTAATGAGAGAGAAGAACGatataaaagagaaataaaagagaaagaagagtgtgagagagaggtgaaagaagagatgagaagagaacgaGAGGAATGGGAGAAACAGAAACTGAAGAGAGAAGAAGAGTTTAATGAGAGAGAAGAACGatataaaagagaaataaaagagaaagaggagtgtgagagagagatgaaagatgagatgagaagagaacgAGAGGAGAAACTGAAGAGAGAAGAAGAGATTAATGAAAGAGAAGAACGatataaaagagaaataaaagagaaagagtgtgagagagagatgaaagatgagatgagaagagaacgagaggagaaactgaagagagaagaagaggagaaATGGAGAAAGAGAGAACAAGAAAAAGGGAGAATGAAGATGGAGGAAGAAAGACAGAATAAAGAGATGAAGAGAAGAGAATTCAGTGTGAGAGAAGAACGATATAAAAGAGAgataaaagagaaagaagaacGAGAGAGAGCGATACGAGAGGAGGAGAAACATGCATTTAAAG GATCAACAGGGATCAAACTGAAACTGACTCCTAGAAACAACAGAAATAATCCTGTCGAGAGTCTCCCGGACAGAAGAATTGTTCTCCTGGGGAAGAGTGGCGTTGGAAAGAGTGCAGCTGGAAACACAATACTGggacaggaagtgttcaaatctGAGCAGAGAATGAATTCAGTGACCCGTGAATGTTCAGAGAAACAAGCGACTATTTCAGACAGAAATGTGTCTGTAGTTGATACACCTGGATTATTTGACACAGACATGAAACCTGAAGATTTAGTGAAAGAGATCGGGAGAAGTGTTTATTTATCCAGTCCTGGACCGCACGCTTTTCTCATCGTGTTTCCTGTGAATATGAGATTCACTGAACAGGAACAACAGATTCTTCAGAAGATTGAAACACTGTTTGGAGAGGAAGTGTTGAAATACTCCATCATTCTCTTCACTCATGGAGATCTGTTAGAACAGTCAATAGATAAACTCATTGAGGAGAACAGTAAATTAAGATCTGTAGTTGATCAGTGTGGAGACAGATATCATGTGTTTAATAATAAAGAGCTGAATAACAGAGATCAGGTGACTGAACTACTGCAGAAGATTGACACAATGATACAGCAGAATGGAGGAGGACATTACACTCATCAGATGTATCAAGATGCTCAGAGATTTAAaccagaggaggaagaggagagacGGAGAGATGAAGAGAGAAGACACCAGGAAGAGAGACAAAGTGAAAAGGAGACTCCGAGAATGAGgaaggagagagaggaaagagtCAGAGCAGAGTTTGAAGCTAAAcgaaagagagaggaagagaagagacggagagagggagagaataaACAGTGGTGCACAATACAATAA